A DNA window from Paramormyrops kingsleyae isolate MSU_618 chromosome 10, PKINGS_0.4, whole genome shotgun sequence contains the following coding sequences:
- the higd2a gene encoding HIG1 domain family member 2A, mitochondrial, whose amino-acid sequence MATTTTPVGQDQGPKQTSSAVLFDLSNPPVIEGFSPASRMKDEGFKEKFIRKTKENPFVPLGCLGTTGALTYGLIAFKQGKTRQSQLLMRARIFAQGFTVVAIIVGVAATALKHK is encoded by the exons ATGGCCACCACAACAACCCCCGTAGGACAAGATCAAGGGCCAAAGCAAACATCTTCAGCTGTACTTTTTGATTTGTCTAATCCTCCTGTTATAGAAGGATTTTCCCCTGCTTCGCGGATGAAAGATGAAGGATTCAAAGAGAAATTCATTAGAAAGACGAAGGAGAATCCCTTTGTACCATTAG GTTGCCTGGGGACCACAGGAGCATTAACATACGGCCTCATTGCTTTCAAACAAGGAAAAACTCGGCAGTCACAGTTGCTGATGCGGGCTCGAATCTTCGCACAAGGATTTACTGTAGTTGCTATTATTGTAGGAGTTGCAGCTACAGCCCTGAAACACAAGTAG
- the cltb gene encoding clathrin light chain B isoform X5: MADDFGFFSSSGNGAPAAEDDPAAAFLAQQESEIAGIENDEAFGTLEEAEQPHYPPSQTNYNVFGEEAATVNGDMFSESNGPTDSYAAIARVDLQRQEPESLRRWREEQRARLEELDSASKAAEAEWKERAKKELEDWHVHQSEQMEKNKVNNRLSPSFARASEEAFLKESDEDTPGSEWERVARLCDFNPKTNKQSKDVSRMRSVLISLKQTPLLR; this comes from the exons ATGGCGGACGATTTCGGCTTTTTCTCTTCCTCCGGCAACGGAGCCCCGGCAGCAGAAGACGACCCCGCCGCCGCGTTTTTGGCCCAACAGGAAAGCGAGATTGCGGGCATCGAAAATGACGAAGCGTTCGGGACGCTGGAAGAGGCCGAGCAGCCTCACTACCCTCCATCTCAGACAAATTACA ATGTTTTTGGGGAAGAAGCAGCCACCGTGAATGGTGACATGTTTTCG GAGTCTAATGGTCCCACCGACAGTTATGCCGCTATCGCTCGAGTTGACCTGCAGAGGCAAGAACCAGAAAGTCTGCGCAGGTGGAGAGAGGAGCAGAGAGCCAGGCTTGAAGAGCTTG ACTCCGCCTCCAAGGCTGCAGAGGCTGAGTGGAAGGAAAGGGCcaagaaggagctggaggactGGCATGTGCATCAGTCTGAGCAGATGGAGAAGAACAAAGTCAACAACAG ACTCTCTCCAAGTTTTGCACG GGCTTCAGAGGAGGCCTTCCTGAAGGAGAGCGATGAGGACACCCCAGGCTCTGAGTGGGAAAGAGTGGCACGGCTCTGCGACTTCAATCCCAAAACCAACAAGCAGTCCAAAGACGTGTCTCGTATGCGATCTGTGCTCATATCCTTAAAACAGACACCCCTGCTTCGCTAG
- the cltb gene encoding clathrin light chain B isoform X2 yields the protein MADDFGFFSSSGNGAPAAEDDPAAAFLAQQESEIAGIENDEAFGTLEEAEQPHYPPSQTNYNVFGEEAATVNGDMFSESNGPTDSYAAIARVDLQRQEPESLRRWREEQRARLEELDSASKAAEAEWKERAKKELEDWHVHQSEQMEKNKVNNRLSPSFARIVDKAFYEQPNADTIGFVASEEAFLKESDEDTPGSEWERVARLCDFNPKTNKQSKDVSRMRSVLISLKQTPLLR from the exons ATGGCGGACGATTTCGGCTTTTTCTCTTCCTCCGGCAACGGAGCCCCGGCAGCAGAAGACGACCCCGCCGCCGCGTTTTTGGCCCAACAGGAAAGCGAGATTGCGGGCATCGAAAATGACGAAGCGTTCGGGACGCTGGAAGAGGCCGAGCAGCCTCACTACCCTCCATCTCAGACAAATTACA ATGTTTTTGGGGAAGAAGCAGCCACCGTGAATGGTGACATGTTTTCG GAGTCTAATGGTCCCACCGACAGTTATGCCGCTATCGCTCGAGTTGACCTGCAGAGGCAAGAACCAGAAAGTCTGCGCAGGTGGAGAGAGGAGCAGAGAGCCAGGCTTGAAGAGCTTG ACTCCGCCTCCAAGGCTGCAGAGGCTGAGTGGAAGGAAAGGGCcaagaaggagctggaggactGGCATGTGCATCAGTCTGAGCAGATGGAGAAGAACAAAGTCAACAACAG ACTCTCTCCAAGTTTTGCACG GATTGTGGATAAAGCTTTCTACGAACAGCCCAACGCAGATACAATAGGTTTTGT GGCTTCAGAGGAGGCCTTCCTGAAGGAGAGCGATGAGGACACCCCAGGCTCTGAGTGGGAAAGAGTGGCACGGCTCTGCGACTTCAATCCCAAAACCAACAAGCAGTCCAAAGACGTGTCTCGTATGCGATCTGTGCTCATATCCTTAAAACAGACACCCCTGCTTCGCTAG
- the cltb gene encoding clathrin light chain B isoform X4 — MADDFGFFSSSGNGAPAAEDDPAAAFLAQQESEIAGIENDEAFGTLEEAEQPHYPPSQTNYNVFGEEAATVNGDMFSESNGPTDSYAAIARVDLQRQEPESLRRWREEQRARLEELDSASKAAEAEWKERAKKELEDWHVHQSEQMEKNKVNNSRLSPSFARASEEAFLKESDEDTPGSEWERVARLCDFNPKTNKQSKDVSRMRSVLISLKQTPLLR; from the exons ATGGCGGACGATTTCGGCTTTTTCTCTTCCTCCGGCAACGGAGCCCCGGCAGCAGAAGACGACCCCGCCGCCGCGTTTTTGGCCCAACAGGAAAGCGAGATTGCGGGCATCGAAAATGACGAAGCGTTCGGGACGCTGGAAGAGGCCGAGCAGCCTCACTACCCTCCATCTCAGACAAATTACA ATGTTTTTGGGGAAGAAGCAGCCACCGTGAATGGTGACATGTTTTCG GAGTCTAATGGTCCCACCGACAGTTATGCCGCTATCGCTCGAGTTGACCTGCAGAGGCAAGAACCAGAAAGTCTGCGCAGGTGGAGAGAGGAGCAGAGAGCCAGGCTTGAAGAGCTTG ACTCCGCCTCCAAGGCTGCAGAGGCTGAGTGGAAGGAAAGGGCcaagaaggagctggaggactGGCATGTGCATCAGTCTGAGCAGATGGAGAAGAACAAAGTCAACAACAG CAGACTCTCTCCAAGTTTTGCACG GGCTTCAGAGGAGGCCTTCCTGAAGGAGAGCGATGAGGACACCCCAGGCTCTGAGTGGGAAAGAGTGGCACGGCTCTGCGACTTCAATCCCAAAACCAACAAGCAGTCCAAAGACGTGTCTCGTATGCGATCTGTGCTCATATCCTTAAAACAGACACCCCTGCTTCGCTAG
- the cltb gene encoding clathrin light chain B isoform X3: MADDFGFFSSSGNGAPAAEDDPAAAFLAQQESEIAGIENDEAFGTLEEAEQPHYPPSQTNYNVFGEEAATVNGDMFSESNGPTDSYAAIARVDLQRQEPESLRRWREEQRARLEELDSASKAAEAEWKERAKKELEDWHVHQSEQMEKNKVNNRIVDKAFYEQPNADTIGFVASEEAFLKESDEDTPGSEWERVARLCDFNPKTNKQSKDVSRMRSVLISLKQTPLLR, from the exons ATGGCGGACGATTTCGGCTTTTTCTCTTCCTCCGGCAACGGAGCCCCGGCAGCAGAAGACGACCCCGCCGCCGCGTTTTTGGCCCAACAGGAAAGCGAGATTGCGGGCATCGAAAATGACGAAGCGTTCGGGACGCTGGAAGAGGCCGAGCAGCCTCACTACCCTCCATCTCAGACAAATTACA ATGTTTTTGGGGAAGAAGCAGCCACCGTGAATGGTGACATGTTTTCG GAGTCTAATGGTCCCACCGACAGTTATGCCGCTATCGCTCGAGTTGACCTGCAGAGGCAAGAACCAGAAAGTCTGCGCAGGTGGAGAGAGGAGCAGAGAGCCAGGCTTGAAGAGCTTG ACTCCGCCTCCAAGGCTGCAGAGGCTGAGTGGAAGGAAAGGGCcaagaaggagctggaggactGGCATGTGCATCAGTCTGAGCAGATGGAGAAGAACAAAGTCAACAACAG GATTGTGGATAAAGCTTTCTACGAACAGCCCAACGCAGATACAATAGGTTTTGT GGCTTCAGAGGAGGCCTTCCTGAAGGAGAGCGATGAGGACACCCCAGGCTCTGAGTGGGAAAGAGTGGCACGGCTCTGCGACTTCAATCCCAAAACCAACAAGCAGTCCAAAGACGTGTCTCGTATGCGATCTGTGCTCATATCCTTAAAACAGACACCCCTGCTTCGCTAG
- the cltb gene encoding clathrin light chain B isoform X1, whose translation MADDFGFFSSSGNGAPAAEDDPAAAFLAQQESEIAGIENDEAFGTLEEAEQPHYPPSQTNYNVFGEEAATVNGDMFSESNGPTDSYAAIARVDLQRQEPESLRRWREEQRARLEELDSASKAAEAEWKERAKKELEDWHVHQSEQMEKNKVNNSRLSPSFARIVDKAFYEQPNADTIGFVASEEAFLKESDEDTPGSEWERVARLCDFNPKTNKQSKDVSRMRSVLISLKQTPLLR comes from the exons ATGGCGGACGATTTCGGCTTTTTCTCTTCCTCCGGCAACGGAGCCCCGGCAGCAGAAGACGACCCCGCCGCCGCGTTTTTGGCCCAACAGGAAAGCGAGATTGCGGGCATCGAAAATGACGAAGCGTTCGGGACGCTGGAAGAGGCCGAGCAGCCTCACTACCCTCCATCTCAGACAAATTACA ATGTTTTTGGGGAAGAAGCAGCCACCGTGAATGGTGACATGTTTTCG GAGTCTAATGGTCCCACCGACAGTTATGCCGCTATCGCTCGAGTTGACCTGCAGAGGCAAGAACCAGAAAGTCTGCGCAGGTGGAGAGAGGAGCAGAGAGCCAGGCTTGAAGAGCTTG ACTCCGCCTCCAAGGCTGCAGAGGCTGAGTGGAAGGAAAGGGCcaagaaggagctggaggactGGCATGTGCATCAGTCTGAGCAGATGGAGAAGAACAAAGTCAACAACAG CAGACTCTCTCCAAGTTTTGCACG GATTGTGGATAAAGCTTTCTACGAACAGCCCAACGCAGATACAATAGGTTTTGT GGCTTCAGAGGAGGCCTTCCTGAAGGAGAGCGATGAGGACACCCCAGGCTCTGAGTGGGAAAGAGTGGCACGGCTCTGCGACTTCAATCCCAAAACCAACAAGCAGTCCAAAGACGTGTCTCGTATGCGATCTGTGCTCATATCCTTAAAACAGACACCCCTGCTTCGCTAG
- the cltb gene encoding clathrin light chain B isoform X6: protein MADDFGFFSSSGNGAPAAEDDPAAAFLAQQESEIAGIENDEAFGTLEEAEQPHYPPSQTNYNVFGEEAATVNGDMFSESNGPTDSYAAIARVDLQRQEPESLRRWREEQRARLEELDSASKAAEAEWKERAKKELEDWHVHQSEQMEKNKVNNRASEEAFLKESDEDTPGSEWERVARLCDFNPKTNKQSKDVSRMRSVLISLKQTPLLR, encoded by the exons ATGGCGGACGATTTCGGCTTTTTCTCTTCCTCCGGCAACGGAGCCCCGGCAGCAGAAGACGACCCCGCCGCCGCGTTTTTGGCCCAACAGGAAAGCGAGATTGCGGGCATCGAAAATGACGAAGCGTTCGGGACGCTGGAAGAGGCCGAGCAGCCTCACTACCCTCCATCTCAGACAAATTACA ATGTTTTTGGGGAAGAAGCAGCCACCGTGAATGGTGACATGTTTTCG GAGTCTAATGGTCCCACCGACAGTTATGCCGCTATCGCTCGAGTTGACCTGCAGAGGCAAGAACCAGAAAGTCTGCGCAGGTGGAGAGAGGAGCAGAGAGCCAGGCTTGAAGAGCTTG ACTCCGCCTCCAAGGCTGCAGAGGCTGAGTGGAAGGAAAGGGCcaagaaggagctggaggactGGCATGTGCATCAGTCTGAGCAGATGGAGAAGAACAAAGTCAACAACAG GGCTTCAGAGGAGGCCTTCCTGAAGGAGAGCGATGAGGACACCCCAGGCTCTGAGTGGGAAAGAGTGGCACGGCTCTGCGACTTCAATCCCAAAACCAACAAGCAGTCCAAAGACGTGTCTCGTATGCGATCTGTGCTCATATCCTTAAAACAGACACCCCTGCTTCGCTAG